One genomic segment of Myripristis murdjan chromosome 20, fMyrMur1.1, whole genome shotgun sequence includes these proteins:
- the ncapg2 gene encoding condensin-2 complex subunit G2 produces MSKREAFLDAVCKENVEDFLRFIQLHKDKTEPFDVEEVLQELPRDQREALWGRLASLLQDVLLELPPERWEPGQDKGENREQGMEVEVSSDPKHTMSVVDGVTLVAMVSLKVLQDGDTYISLLECADRLHDVLVVLPVSETPLELHIHKLCEAWWKKGLQGKEKFGRTAFLISLQKTLFLKRPGAEIQRLWGLHDVLLGLDFTAEDNKQIVDLLLQCFLHVVYIRHDDGKRFLVFLFSWNINFIWMIHATIKNQLEFFAKALTNHIAEIYFRAWKKASGVFLEKIESLCIQDFMQHAILLHRASPVHAKVRQIVSYFHKRKGCRMVDKMLYTLYKPILWRALSAPNFEVRANAALLFTEAFAIHDPDRSSEEIDETIQKQLDTLMGLLDDPHPLVRSTATLGVCKILATCWEMLPPTVITDFLKKLVVELAADTSSPDVRCAVFKCLTIVLDNALSHPLLEKLLPALKYSLHDNSEKVRTAFLDMLIKVKAVRAAKFWDVCSMDHLLARLAIDSQPVSKRIVNLLFKSFFPVNESEKEWCCRCITLVQMNPMAARKFYQYTYIHTAPTNIIKLMLSIRRVLNSCVQNDCDLTEINDGNKENSTVERVLSVKDTAIVSSLLEVLVILWRSIEKALEHNKEAQQYTYAKFGSVMSKYFNTFEDERCTVPLMLLASFMPPAAVPTFSCGVLSRLRRMEPGAVPSEYSQLLDCLCRWGQVGDVLELVTDWLTEALPKKASKASTSRTVRIQETVEAKPDLALAYLVYLFSHTSTRASVLALSQGPLKQLHTVLGSWRSVLYNHLSSTTANPKDPSVQTALKAFTFHSRLGAHLQHNSSEGRDYLLSLENEAAWVAERVLPFLANRSDDDGAESETSQSLAREITESFLTVCRDVLLVGLGDETFKGQILHLCSLILLSEKGYLCVPPMLSVLKEVAESYTPEEDQGQEDQKHPTTVILGVVANIFQKIVELLARCLRKEPEEGKQLCQSAVSGMTDFLRVVQMWEDVPANPLSGVFSTLFAVIIVERRHVLQKVSHPEEVITPESVEDMPPLSSILLSVLLSSSPITRAFLTEINSSLDSEAISCLTELAAVLHILAIIKHTGKMNADLKSAAISVQRQLQKYAVAAEDGGNIQRCIYQSAVTTLSDILDL; encoded by the exons ATGTCCAAGCGAGAGGCGTTTCTAGACGCCGTCTGTAAAGAAAATGTCGAGGATTTCCTCCGTTTTATCCAACTTCAT AAGGACAAAACGGAGCCCTTCGATGTGGAGGAGGTGCTGCAGGAGCTGCCCAGAGACCAGAGAGAGGCCCTGTGGGGAAGACTGGCCTCGCTGCTGCAGGATGTCCTGCTTGAGTTACCCCCAGAGCGCTGGGAGCCGGGGCAGGACAAGGGGGAGAACAGGGAGCAGGGAATGGAGGTGGAGGTGTCTTCAGACCCA AAACACACCATGTCTGTTGTGGATGGTGTCACACTAGTGGCCATGGTGTCGTTAAAGGTCCTACAAGATGGTGACACTTACATCTCTCTCCTGGAATGTGCTGACAGGCTTCATG ATGTTCTAGTGGTGCTGCCTGTCTCGGAGACACCTCTGGAGCTCCACATCCACAAACTGTGTGAAGCCTGGTGGAAGAAAGGGCTGCAGGGGAAAGAGAAGTTTGGCCGCACTGCTTTCCTCATCTCCCTGCAGAAGACCTTATTTTTGAAGAGACCC ggGGCTGAGATCCAGAGGCTTTGGGGCCTCCATGATGTGCTTCTGGGCCTGGACTTTACAGCAGAGGACAACAAACAAATAGTCGACCTGTTGCTTCAGTGCTTCCTTCATGTCGTCTACATTAGACACGACGAT GGAAAGCGATTCCTGGTGTTCCTCTTTAGCTGGAACATCAACTTCATCTGGATGATTCACGCCACCATCAAAAACCAACTGGAGTTCTTTGCCAA GGCCCTGACTAATCATATAGCAGAGATCTACTTCAGAGCATGGAAGAAGGCTAGTGGAGTCTTCCTGGAGAAGATTGAGAGCTTGTGCATTCAAGACTTTATGCAGCACGCTATCCTGCTCCACAGAGCTTCGCCTGTCCATGCTAAAGTCCGTCAG ATCGTGAGCTACTTCCACAAGAGGAAGGGCTGCCGCATGGTGGACAAGATGCTGTATACACTCTACAAGCCCATTCTCTGGAGAGCTCTAAGT GCTCCTAATTTTGAGGTGCGAGCCAATGCCGCTCTCCTTTTCACGGAGGCCTTTGCGATCCATGACCCTGATCGGAGCAGCGAGGAAATAGATGAGACTATTCAAAAGCAACTGGACACACTGATG GGCCTCCTTGACGACCCTCACCCCCTGGTGCGCTCCACTGCCACCCTCGGGGTGTGTAAGATCCTGGCCACATGCTGGGAGATGCTGCCCCCTACAGTCATCACAGACTTCCTGAAGAAACTGGTGGTGGAGCTGGCTGCTGATACCAGCTCCCCTGATGTCCGCTGTGCTGTCTTCAAG TGCCTGACCATTGTCCTGGACAATGCTCTTAGCCATCCACTGCTGGAAaagctgctgcctgctctgAAGTACAGCCTTCATGACAACTCTGAGAAAGTCCGCACAGCTTTCCTTGACATGCTGATCAAGGTGAAAGCAGTGCGTGCTGCAAAG TTTTGGGATGTGTGTAGCATGGATCACCTGCTGGCTCGCCTGGCTATCGACTCCCAGCCCGTCTCCAAGCGCATCGTCAACCTCCTTTTCAAATCCTTCTTCCCTGTCAACGAGTCGGAGAAGGAGTGGTGTTGTCGCTGCATCACCCTCGTCCAGATGAACCCCATGGCTGCCAGGAAGTTCTACCAGtacacctacatacacacagcccCCACCAACATAA TAAAGTTGATGCTGTCCATACGGCGTGTTCTGAACAGCTGCGTCCAGAATGACTGTGACCTGACTGAGATTAACGACGGCAACAAGGAGAACAGCACT GTTGAACGTGTTCTGTCGGTGAAAGACACAGCCATTGTGTCCAGCCTGCTGGAGGTGCTGGTCATCCTGTGGAGAAGCATCGAGAAAGCCCTGGAGCACAACAAAGAGGCCCAGCAGTACACCTATGCCAAGTTTGGCAGTGTTATGTCCAAATACTTCAACACCTTTGAG GATGAGCGTTGTACTGTTCCCCTCATGCTCCTGGCCTCGTTTATGCCCCCAGCTGCAGTCCCAACATTCAG CTGCGGTGTCCTGTCCAGGCTGAGGAGGATGGAGCCAGGAGCTGTCCCGTCAGAATACAGTCAGCTGTTAGACTGCTTGTGTCGTTGGGGCCAGGTCGGTGACGTTCTCGAACTCGTCACTGACTGGCTCACCGAAGCCCTGCCCAAGAAGGCG AGCAAGGCGAGTACCAGTCGAACAGTGCGTATCCAGGAGACGGTGGAGGCCAAACCAGACCTGGCACTGGCTTACCTGGTTTACCTGTTCAGTCACACCTCAACACGGGCGAGCGTCCTGGCTCTCAGTCAGGGTCCACTGAAGCAGCTCCATACAGTCCTGGGCTCCTGGAGG TCGGTGCTGTACAATCACCTCAGCTCCACCACAGCTAATCCTAAAGATCCCAGCGTCCAGACAGCACTGAAAGCCTTCACGTTCCACAGCCGACTTGGTGCACATCTGCAGCATAAC TCCTCAGAGGGTCGTGACTACCTGCTGTCCCTGGAGAACGAGGCAGCATGGGTGGCTGAGAGGGTGCTGCCCTTCCTGGCTAACCGTAGTGACGATGACGGGGCTGAATCAGAGACGTCACAGTCACTGGCCAGAGAAATCACTGAG AGTTTCCTGACGGTGTGCCGAGATGTTTTGCTGGTGGGTTTGGGGGATGAAACGTTCAAGGGTCAAATCCTCCACTTGTgctccctcatcctcctctcag AGAAGGGCTACCTGTGCGTTCCCCCTATGCTGTCTGTCCTGAAGGAGGTGGCAGAAAGCTACACCCCTGAGGAAGACCAGGGCCAGGAGGACCAAAAGCACCCGACCACCGTCATTCTGGGAGTAGTGGCCAACATCTTCCAGAAGATTGTGGAGCTCTTGGCTCGCTGCCTCAGGAAGGAGCCAGAGGAAGGAAAACAG CTGTGCCAGTCTGCTGTGTCCGGCATGACAGACTTCCTCCGGGTGGTGCAGATGTGGGAAGATGTACCGGCCAACCCCCTGAGTGGGGTTTTCTCCACTCTGTTTGCTGTCATCATCGTGGAGAGGAGACATGTGCTGCAAAAG gtttCCCATCCTGAGGAGGTGATCACACCAGAGTCTGTGGAGGACATGCCTCCTCTGTCCAGcatcctgctgtctgttctcctctcctcgtctcctaTTACCAG GGCCTTTTTGACTGAGATCAACTCGTCTCTGGACTCGGAGGCCATCAGCTGTCTGACTGAGCTGGCTGCCGTCCTGCACATCTTGGCCATCATCAAACACA CGGGGAAGATGAACGCAGATTTGAAGAGCGCAGCGATATCCGTCCAGAGGCAGCTTCAGAAATACGCCGTCGCAGCTGAAGACGGCGGAAACATCCAGAG gtgTATTTATCAATCTGCTGTAACGACCTTGAGTGACATTCTGGATTTATGA